A window from Acropora palmata chromosome 14, jaAcrPala1.3, whole genome shotgun sequence encodes these proteins:
- the LOC141866800 gene encoding uncharacterized protein LOC141866800, with translation MVPAMYILVFMISATCPLITSATTEQCTSVTSDRCLQKCKTTSCKCTQSDSNYAFSKCNQVCQGSSCKKLVCSSGTCVQRCHGCTMECTNDVEDCTQLCLSGECTFKCSAKQCLQKCDGKKCDHLPLEKDEPSIPRLYLAILAGLFALMTIFTCLALVISCKHLSCWRRRSQPVLVVNRNLENSIRNLPMRSEFV, from the coding sequence ATGGTGCCTGCGATGTACATCCTCGTCTTCATGATTTCCGCTACCTGCCCCCTTATCACCTCAGCAACGACAGAACAATGCACCTCGGTAACATCAGACAGATGCCTGCAAAAGTGCAAGACCACGTCGTGTAAGTGTACGCAAAGTGACAGCAACTACGCCTTCTCCAAATGCAACCAAGTCTGTCAAGGATCAAGTTGCAAGAAGCTGGTGTGCTCATCCGGAACATGTGTTCAGCGTTGTCATGGCTGCACGATGGAATGCACCAATGACGTGGAAGATTGCACCCAGCTGTGTTTGTCGGGTGAGTGCACCTTCAAGTGCAGCGCCAAGCAGTGCCTTCAGAAATGTGATGGCAAAAAATGCGATCACCTGCCGTTGGAGAAAGACGAACCGTCCATACCTCGACTCTACCTCGCCATCTTGGCAGGCCTTTTCGCATTAATGACGATTTTCACCTGCCTGGCGTTGGTTATATCTTGTAAACACCTTTCATGCTGGAGAAGGAGAAGTCAGCCTGTTCTCGTTGTCAATCGCAATCTCGAAAACAGTATTAGAAATCTTCCAATGAGATCAGAATTCGTGTGA